One region of Sulfuriroseicoccus oceanibius genomic DNA includes:
- the dnaE gene encoding DNA polymerase III subunit alpha, whose translation MAESGADETTQTTTKPANRDGDFVHLHLHTEYSTLDGAVRIGDLVERAAKLGMPAVAMTDHGNLFGAVNFFLKAKKAGIKPIFGCEMYLAPGSMHDKKRLPGQKIASHLTLLVENETGYQNLTKLVSMAHLDGFYYKPRIDKDALRKYSEGLICLSGCIVGEINQHIQDDQLDLARQSIRDFIDIFGKENFFLEMHNHGMEAQIKCNAQLVEFAKEFGLRTVAANDVHFLDRSDHEAHDVMICIGTGARVIDENRMHYSEEVYFKTGAEMRELFADHPEACDVTLEIAERCNYEMHLDSASIAKYPVVESPDGGDRNQYFRKLCHEGLVWRYGEERATTDQELIERLDYEIGVMEKMGFVSYFLIVRDFMDWSRRQDIPLGPGRGSAAGSLVAYALGITDLCPIRFGLIFERFLNPERNSPPDVDIDFCQTRRPEVIQYVREKYGERAVSHIITFGTMGAKSVIRDVGRVMGWSFGESDQVAKMIPAELGMTLSKARETNAELAALIENDGRVQELWRHATFLEGLTRGTGIHAAGVVICDTDIDNFVALTRGNEGEVVTQADMGAITEIGLLKMDFLGLKTLTVIQDAVNWVRRHTPDFDINAQPFDDKKTYELLQRGETKAVFQLESGGMAATCVNLGVDRIEDIIALLALYRPGPMDLIPSFIDRKKGIEKVEYMHPLLEEVSEETFGILIYQEQVQKAANLLAGYSLGEADLLRRAMGKKKLSEMVAQRKKFVEGAARVNNIPAKQANDIFDLLEKFAGYGFNKSHSAAYGLISYRTAFLKANYPVEFMSGVMSNEINNTEKISFFVAECMAMNIQILPPDINKSLSKFAPENTTGGPIEDADAIRYGLSAIKNVGEGAVALMIQERDKNGEFKSMEDFASRVDAKAVNRKLLESLVRAGAFDWTGEPRWKLFGKISTVLAGASAVHKDRASGQVSLFDALELSSAAAPPKPADDDQNTEPEWTRKEMLDFERELLGFYVSGHPLDDYRGHFSSGDHSLLGDIDHLVMSDVYRGPWKDRPKGHKDEKHPYSFVAFIQGVMTRFSKNNNKPFAILTVEDYSGSQEVGVFGKTYDRCSELLVAGGVIKIDALVLPDERSGGRKLSVEKVSAVSPREHSYELDGVVTLVVDCRKPLAKELADVKDVVSEYPGRVPLHLLFLQKDGSQIRAEADEKFAVEPSSGFKVAASRWLPRR comes from the coding sequence ATGGCCGAATCCGGAGCAGACGAGACAACGCAGACCACGACAAAACCAGCAAACCGCGACGGCGATTTTGTCCATTTGCACCTGCATACGGAGTATTCGACGCTGGATGGAGCGGTGCGGATTGGAGATCTGGTCGAGCGTGCGGCCAAGCTGGGGATGCCTGCGGTGGCGATGACCGACCACGGAAACTTGTTTGGCGCGGTGAACTTTTTCCTCAAAGCGAAGAAGGCGGGGATCAAGCCGATCTTTGGCTGTGAGATGTATCTGGCGCCGGGCAGTATGCACGACAAGAAGCGCTTGCCGGGGCAGAAGATCGCGTCGCATTTGACGCTGTTGGTGGAGAACGAGACGGGGTATCAGAACCTGACCAAGTTGGTCTCGATGGCGCATTTGGATGGCTTTTACTACAAGCCGCGGATCGACAAAGACGCGCTGCGTAAGTATTCCGAGGGCCTGATCTGTCTCAGTGGCTGCATTGTGGGTGAGATCAACCAGCACATCCAGGACGACCAGCTGGATCTGGCGCGCCAGAGCATCCGCGATTTCATCGACATCTTCGGCAAGGAGAACTTCTTCCTTGAGATGCACAACCACGGGATGGAGGCGCAGATCAAGTGCAATGCCCAGTTGGTTGAGTTCGCCAAGGAGTTTGGGCTTCGCACAGTGGCGGCGAACGACGTGCATTTCCTGGATCGCTCCGACCATGAGGCGCACGATGTGATGATTTGCATCGGCACCGGGGCGCGGGTGATTGATGAGAACCGGATGCACTACTCCGAGGAGGTGTATTTCAAGACGGGGGCCGAGATGCGCGAGTTGTTTGCCGACCATCCGGAGGCCTGCGATGTGACCCTGGAGATTGCCGAGCGTTGCAACTACGAGATGCACTTGGACTCGGCGAGTATTGCCAAGTATCCGGTGGTGGAGTCGCCGGATGGAGGTGACCGCAACCAGTACTTCCGCAAGCTGTGTCACGAGGGATTGGTGTGGCGTTATGGCGAGGAGCGTGCGACGACCGACCAGGAGTTGATCGAGCGATTGGACTACGAGATCGGCGTGATGGAGAAGATGGGCTTCGTGTCGTACTTCCTTATTGTGCGTGACTTCATGGACTGGTCGCGGCGTCAGGATATTCCGTTGGGACCTGGCCGTGGATCCGCGGCGGGCTCGTTGGTGGCTTATGCGCTGGGGATTACCGATCTTTGTCCGATCCGCTTCGGGTTGATTTTCGAACGATTCCTGAACCCGGAACGTAACAGTCCGCCCGACGTCGATATCGACTTCTGTCAGACGCGGCGTCCGGAGGTGATCCAGTATGTGCGTGAGAAGTACGGTGAGCGTGCGGTTTCCCACATCATCACCTTCGGTACCATGGGTGCCAAGAGTGTGATCCGCGACGTGGGACGTGTGATGGGGTGGTCGTTTGGTGAATCGGACCAGGTGGCGAAGATGATCCCTGCCGAGTTGGGGATGACGCTTTCCAAGGCGCGCGAGACTAATGCCGAGTTGGCAGCGTTGATTGAGAACGATGGGCGGGTGCAGGAGTTGTGGCGTCACGCGACCTTCCTTGAAGGTTTGACCCGCGGTACCGGTATCCACGCGGCGGGTGTGGTGATCTGTGACACCGACATCGACAACTTCGTGGCGCTGACCCGTGGTAACGAGGGGGAAGTGGTGACCCAGGCGGACATGGGCGCGATCACTGAGATCGGCTTGCTCAAGATGGACTTCCTCGGGCTGAAGACACTCACGGTGATTCAGGACGCGGTGAACTGGGTGCGTCGTCACACGCCGGACTTCGATATTAACGCGCAGCCGTTCGATGATAAGAAGACCTACGAGTTGCTGCAGCGGGGTGAGACCAAGGCTGTGTTCCAGTTGGAATCCGGTGGTATGGCTGCGACCTGTGTGAACCTGGGGGTGGACCGAATCGAGGACATTATCGCATTGTTGGCCCTGTACCGACCGGGGCCGATGGACCTGATTCCGAGCTTCATCGATCGTAAGAAAGGGATCGAGAAAGTGGAGTACATGCACCCGCTGCTCGAGGAGGTGAGTGAGGAAACCTTCGGTATTTTGATCTATCAGGAGCAGGTGCAGAAGGCGGCCAACCTGTTGGCGGGATACTCGCTGGGTGAGGCTGACTTGTTGCGTCGTGCGATGGGTAAGAAGAAGCTCTCCGAGATGGTGGCCCAGCGGAAAAAGTTCGTCGAGGGCGCGGCCCGGGTGAACAACATTCCGGCAAAGCAGGCCAACGATATCTTCGACTTGTTGGAGAAGTTCGCGGGTTACGGTTTCAACAAATCGCACTCCGCTGCGTATGGCTTGATCAGTTACCGCACCGCGTTCCTGAAGGCGAACTATCCGGTGGAGTTCATGTCGGGCGTGATGTCCAACGAGATCAACAACACCGAGAAGATCTCGTTCTTCGTCGCCGAGTGCATGGCGATGAACATTCAGATTCTGCCGCCTGATATCAACAAGTCGCTTTCCAAGTTTGCTCCGGAAAACACGACCGGTGGTCCGATCGAGGATGCGGATGCGATTCGTTACGGGTTGTCGGCGATCAAGAACGTGGGTGAGGGTGCCGTGGCGTTGATGATCCAAGAGCGCGACAAGAACGGTGAGTTCAAGTCGATGGAGGATTTTGCATCGCGCGTGGATGCCAAAGCGGTGAACCGGAAGCTGCTTGAGAGCTTGGTGCGTGCGGGTGCGTTCGATTGGACGGGCGAGCCGCGGTGGAAGCTGTTTGGCAAGATTTCGACGGTGTTGGCTGGGGCTTCGGCGGTGCACAAAGACCGTGCGAGCGGTCAGGTGTCGTTGTTTGACGCGTTGGAGCTGTCGTCTGCGGCGGCGCCACCGAAGCCGGCGGATGATGATCAGAACACAGAACCGGAGTGGACGCGCAAAGAGATGCTCGACTTTGAGCGTGAGTTGCTCGGGTTCTACGTCAGTGGTCACCCGCTGGACGATTACCGCGGGCATTTCTCGTCTGGAGACCATTCCTTGCTTGGTGATATCGACCATTTGGTCATGAGCGACGTGTATCGCGGCCCGTGGAAAGACCGGCCGAAGGGGCACAAGGATGAGAAGCATCCGTACTCGTTTGTGGCGTTCATCCAGGGGGTGATGACGAGGTTCTCAAAGAACAACAACAAGCCGTTCGCCATCTTGACCGTGGAGGATTACTCCGGATCTCAAGAGGTGGGGGTGTTTGGTAAGACCTACGACAGGTGCTCCGAGTTGTTGGTGGCTGGGGGTGTGATCAAGATCGACGCGTTGGTGTTGCCTGACGAGCGCTCTGGCGGGCGCAAGTTGAGTGTGGAGAAGGTATCGGCGGTGAGTCCGCGCGAGCATTCCTACGAGCTCGATGGCGTGGTGACGCTGGTGGTGGACTGCCGCAAGCCGTTGGCGAAGGAGTTGGCCGACGTGAAGGACGTGGTGAGCGAGTATCCTGGGCGGGTGCCGTTGCATTTGCTTTTCCTGCAGAAAGACGGAAGTCAGATCCGAGCGGAAGCGGATGAGAAGTTCGCGGTGGAGCCATCCAGTGGGTTCAAGGTGGCGGCTTCGCGTTGGTTGCCACGGAGGTAG
- a CDS encoding GbsR/MarR family transcriptional regulator, which yields MESAEKLDQVEVGEASLDEVRGEVVEVFSDIARLLGLPKSVGGIYGYLFTSRAPRSLDDVVTELKVSKGSGSQGLAVLRQLGAVRSVTLEGSRRDYFIAETELKSLVAGFIRSELAPQVEQGLEKSVMLQDNVRRMREFTAGRGEDFEEAQFMQERLDKLGQWHRRAKWVLPFIARFLG from the coding sequence ATGGAGTCAGCGGAGAAGCTCGATCAGGTGGAAGTGGGGGAAGCCTCTCTTGATGAGGTGCGGGGCGAGGTGGTGGAGGTTTTTTCGGATATTGCGCGGTTGTTGGGATTGCCGAAATCGGTGGGTGGAATTTACGGGTATTTGTTCACGTCGCGGGCACCGAGGAGTCTGGATGATGTGGTGACTGAACTGAAGGTGAGCAAGGGGTCGGGGAGTCAGGGGTTGGCGGTGTTGCGGCAGTTGGGCGCGGTGCGGTCGGTGACGCTGGAGGGGAGTCGGCGTGATTATTTTATAGCGGAGACTGAGTTGAAATCGTTGGTGGCTGGGTTCATTCGTTCGGAGTTGGCGCCGCAGGTTGAGCAGGGGTTGGAGAAGTCGGTGATGCTGCAGGACAATGTGCGGAGGATGCGCGAATTTACGGCTGGGCGCGGTGAGGATTTTGAGGAGGCTCAGTTCATGCAGGAGCGGCTGGACAAGCTCGGGCAGTGGCATCGGCGGGCGAAGTGGGTCCTCCCTTTCATTGCGCGATTTTTGGGCTAG
- the nusG gene encoding transcription termination/antitermination protein NusG, protein MSKSSEQEIEYGWICARTQKKSEHIAAATLSQMEDVEAFCPRLKFKRKTKRGVVWFTEAMFPCYIFVRCPLGGSFSAVRYARGVVGLVEFAGEVPTIPDHQIEALRQLVGDDDVRVIEKAVEPGQEVEVTEGPLKGLVAVVTQVLPATDRVRLLLEFLGQSREIEVPIDSVIPPKRPKGE, encoded by the coding sequence ATGTCAAAATCATCCGAGCAAGAGATCGAGTACGGCTGGATCTGCGCCCGTACGCAGAAAAAGAGTGAACACATCGCAGCGGCTACGCTGTCGCAGATGGAGGATGTTGAGGCGTTTTGCCCGCGGTTGAAGTTCAAGCGCAAGACGAAGCGCGGCGTGGTCTGGTTCACTGAGGCGATGTTCCCGTGCTACATTTTTGTAAGGTGCCCGTTGGGGGGCTCGTTCAGCGCGGTGCGGTATGCGCGTGGTGTGGTTGGGTTGGTTGAGTTTGCCGGCGAGGTGCCGACGATCCCTGACCATCAGATCGAAGCGTTGCGGCAATTGGTGGGCGACGACGATGTGCGGGTGATCGAGAAGGCGGTTGAGCCTGGTCAAGAGGTCGAGGTGACCGAGGGGCCGTTGAAGGGCTTGGTGGCCGTGGTGACCCAGGTGCTGCCAGCGACGGACCGTGTGCGTCTGTTGCTTGAGTTTCTCGGGCAATCGCGTGAGATCGAGGTGCCGATCGATAGTGTGATCCCGCCGAAGCGCCCGAAGGGTGAGTGA
- a CDS encoding SgcJ/EcaC family oxidoreductase: MKRLLRSVMLAVWLGGSLCGVGLADEEVSEADKVVADLAEAYRKAYAARDADALAAMYAEDCRYTWGGREPIIGRDAVKERVVEFFTGAKSAQMEIVTTDARMLTPEVIVEKGVVSVTVDGEEKPEVAKYSATYVKRGDKWLIADLNESAVQVPEDPAAEALLELDWLIGDWKYGEPGRGAKMAVQWALGGKFIYRSYEIERPERELMRGAEMIGYDPAKGVLRSWVFDSEGGIGTATWQREGDKWLVSVKSILPDGTQSSEHQIYTVNGDVSFFFEGMNRMVDGEALPNTERVEIMKVKPAP; this comes from the coding sequence ATGAAACGATTGCTTCGATCCGTGATGTTGGCTGTCTGGTTAGGCGGGAGTTTGTGTGGTGTCGGGTTGGCAGATGAGGAGGTTTCCGAGGCCGACAAGGTGGTAGCGGATTTGGCGGAGGCGTATCGCAAGGCGTATGCGGCGCGGGATGCGGATGCGTTGGCTGCGATGTATGCGGAGGATTGCCGGTACACGTGGGGCGGGAGAGAGCCGATCATCGGACGCGATGCGGTGAAAGAGCGGGTGGTTGAGTTTTTCACCGGGGCGAAGTCGGCGCAGATGGAGATTGTGACGACGGATGCGCGGATGCTGACGCCTGAGGTGATTGTGGAAAAGGGCGTGGTGTCTGTAACCGTGGACGGGGAGGAGAAGCCGGAGGTGGCGAAGTACTCGGCGACTTATGTGAAGCGGGGGGACAAATGGTTGATAGCGGATTTGAATGAGTCGGCGGTTCAGGTGCCGGAGGACCCTGCTGCGGAGGCGTTGTTGGAGTTGGACTGGTTGATCGGGGATTGGAAGTATGGGGAGCCAGGGCGTGGGGCGAAGATGGCCGTGCAGTGGGCTTTGGGCGGGAAATTCATTTACCGGTCATATGAGATTGAGCGGCCGGAGCGCGAGTTGATGCGTGGGGCGGAGATGATCGGGTACGATCCGGCAAAGGGAGTTTTGAGGTCGTGGGTGTTTGATAGCGAAGGGGGGATTGGAACCGCGACGTGGCAGCGCGAGGGGGATAAGTGGCTGGTTTCGGTGAAGAGCATTTTGCCGGATGGTACGCAGTCTAGTGAACACCAGATTTATACTGTGAATGGCGATGTCTCGTTCTTCTTTGAGGGGATGAACCGGATGGTGGATGGCGAGGCGTTGCCGAATACCGAGCGGGTGGAAATTATGAAGGTGAAGCCTGCGCCATAA
- the kdsA gene encoding 3-deoxy-8-phosphooctulonate synthase yields the protein MKLYDPDKLLLIAGPCSLESWDVCETVATELKKLQAELPELNIIFKGSFDKANRTSLGSDRGPGMDEGLELLARVKREFGFPLLTDFHLPEQAAPVGEVVDVLQVPAFLCRQTDLLVAAAATGKVVNVKKGQFLSPQEMEFVVTKLEGAGAAEIWQTDRGTLFGYQNLVVDMRSFPIMGGFGHPTIIDATHSVQLPGAAGGKSGGQREFVPVLARAALAAGASGVFMETHPNPDEAISDAASQVPLGELRSVLEPLLAVWRAVR from the coding sequence ATGAAGTTGTATGATCCTGACAAGTTGTTGTTGATTGCCGGTCCGTGCAGTCTGGAGTCGTGGGACGTGTGTGAGACCGTGGCGACCGAGTTGAAGAAGCTGCAGGCTGAGTTGCCTGAGCTGAACATTATTTTCAAAGGGTCGTTTGATAAGGCGAACCGCACGTCGCTTGGCAGTGATCGTGGTCCTGGCATGGACGAGGGGTTGGAATTGCTGGCGCGGGTGAAGCGTGAGTTTGGCTTCCCGTTGCTGACTGATTTCCATCTGCCTGAGCAGGCCGCGCCCGTGGGCGAGGTGGTGGATGTGTTGCAGGTGCCGGCGTTCTTGTGTCGTCAGACCGACTTGTTGGTGGCTGCCGCGGCTACCGGCAAAGTGGTGAATGTGAAGAAGGGGCAGTTTTTGTCGCCGCAGGAGATGGAGTTTGTGGTGACCAAGCTCGAGGGTGCGGGTGCTGCTGAGATTTGGCAGACCGACCGCGGGACGCTTTTTGGCTATCAGAACCTGGTGGTGGACATGCGTTCGTTCCCGATCATGGGGGGCTTCGGGCATCCAACGATTATTGATGCCACCCACAGTGTGCAGTTGCCTGGAGCGGCTGGTGGCAAGAGTGGCGGCCAGCGTGAGTTTGTGCCGGTGTTGGCGCGTGCGGCACTGGCGGCTGGTGCTTCTGGTGTGTTCATGGAGACGCATCCGAATCCGGATGAGGCGATCTCTGATGCAGCATCTCAAGTGCCGCTTGGCGAATTGCGCTCAGTCCTTGAGCCGCTGCTTGCAGTTTGGCGTGCTGTGCGTTGA
- a CDS encoding KpsF/GutQ family sugar-phosphate isomerase gives MSERLPDPSVEAARVFDAEIAALHSVRDSVLPTFNRAVELILEASGKVVVTGLGKSGLIGRKIAATMASTGRTATFINAADALHGDLGMVARGDVVLMLSNSAATNELVLMMPTLRRLGVKVIGIFGETETELARSVDVVLHARISAEGCPLELAPMSSSTAALVVGDALAAALMKDVGFSESDFALYHPAGSLGRRLLLTAEDVMHRGESFSVVTPETSFRELVSEMTRTNLGAVCVENGDGTLAGVITDGDVRRTIMREDPFQLVARDIMTENPVTIRPQAKLAEVLAEMEMPKRRIYVIPVVDDEQRIAGLVRMHDIVR, from the coding sequence ATGAGCGAGCGACTTCCTGATCCGTCTGTCGAGGCGGCCCGTGTGTTTGATGCGGAAATTGCGGCCCTGCACTCGGTGCGTGATTCGGTTTTGCCGACATTCAATAGGGCGGTCGAGCTGATATTGGAAGCATCTGGCAAGGTGGTGGTGACCGGGCTTGGAAAGTCTGGTCTGATCGGGCGCAAGATTGCGGCGACCATGGCGTCGACCGGGCGTACTGCCACGTTCATCAATGCGGCGGACGCCTTGCATGGTGATCTGGGCATGGTGGCCCGTGGCGATGTGGTGCTGATGTTGAGCAACAGCGCGGCGACTAATGAATTGGTGTTGATGATGCCAACCTTGCGCCGCTTGGGGGTGAAGGTGATTGGGATTTTCGGTGAGACTGAGACGGAACTGGCGCGATCTGTGGACGTGGTGTTGCACGCGCGGATTTCGGCTGAGGGGTGTCCATTGGAGTTGGCTCCGATGAGCAGCAGCACGGCGGCGTTGGTCGTTGGTGATGCGTTGGCCGCGGCGTTGATGAAGGATGTTGGTTTTTCCGAGTCGGACTTTGCGTTGTACCATCCGGCGGGGTCGTTGGGGCGTCGGTTGTTGCTGACTGCGGAGGATGTGATGCATCGTGGCGAGTCGTTTTCGGTGGTGACTCCGGAGACAAGCTTCCGCGAATTGGTTTCCGAGATGACCAGGACCAATCTCGGAGCGGTTTGTGTGGAGAATGGCGATGGCACATTGGCGGGAGTGATTACCGATGGTGATGTGCGGCGGACGATCATGCGCGAGGATCCATTCCAGTTGGTGGCGCGTGACATCATGACCGAAAACCCGGTGACGATCCGGCCGCAGGCCAAGTTGGCCGAGGTGTTGGCTGAGATGGAGATGCCGAAGCGCCGGATTTACGTGATTCCAGTGGTGGATGACGAGCAGCGCATTGCAGGACTGGTGAGAATGCACGATATCGTGCGCTAA
- a CDS encoding DegT/DnrJ/EryC1/StrS family aminotransferase, which produces MEFIDLKSQQALIREDIEKRIAAVLDHGRYVLGPEVEELEEKLADYVGVKHCLTVSSGTDSLLIALMALGIGPGDEVITVPYTWISTAEMIALIGAKPVFVDIDEKTWNMDPEKLEAAITDKTKAIMPVGIYGQTADMAAINAIAAKHGNLPVIEDAAQCFGATHHGVKSCALSTIGSTSFFPSKPLGCYGDGGALFTNDDEIAQMMKQIRVHGQAQKHQHPVLGLNGRFDTIQAAVVLAKMSLFDNEIVRRNQVAAAYGESIAASELVQRGLQLPHVAEGNTSVWAQYTMLSPDRDALHEKLKEANIPAVSYYAVPLHLQPVFAYLGHQQGDFPVAERVASEGISLPMNPYLSDDEIAQVVGCF; this is translated from the coding sequence ATGGAGTTTATCGATTTGAAGAGTCAGCAAGCGCTGATCCGCGAAGATATTGAGAAGCGAATCGCGGCAGTGCTTGATCACGGGCGCTATGTGTTGGGGCCTGAGGTGGAAGAACTCGAGGAGAAGTTGGCGGATTACGTGGGGGTGAAACATTGCCTCACCGTCTCCAGCGGAACCGACTCTCTGTTGATTGCGTTGATGGCATTGGGGATCGGGCCCGGGGATGAGGTGATCACGGTTCCTTATACGTGGATCTCAACGGCGGAAATGATTGCGCTGATTGGCGCCAAGCCGGTGTTCGTCGACATCGACGAGAAGACCTGGAACATGGACCCGGAGAAGCTTGAGGCGGCGATTACCGACAAGACCAAGGCGATTATGCCGGTCGGGATTTATGGCCAGACCGCAGACATGGCTGCGATCAACGCGATTGCTGCGAAGCATGGCAATCTGCCGGTGATTGAGGATGCAGCTCAGTGTTTTGGTGCGACGCACCACGGCGTGAAGTCGTGCGCGTTGTCGACTATTGGCAGTACGTCGTTTTTCCCATCGAAGCCGCTTGGATGTTATGGTGATGGCGGTGCGTTGTTTACCAACGATGACGAGATCGCGCAGATGATGAAGCAGATCCGCGTGCATGGTCAGGCGCAGAAGCATCAGCATCCGGTGCTCGGTTTGAATGGTCGCTTTGATACGATTCAGGCTGCGGTGGTTTTGGCGAAGATGTCGTTGTTCGACAACGAAATCGTCCGACGTAACCAGGTGGCTGCTGCGTATGGCGAATCGATTGCCGCGAGTGAGTTGGTTCAGCGTGGCTTGCAGTTGCCCCATGTTGCCGAGGGCAACACATCGGTTTGGGCGCAGTACACCATGTTGTCGCCAGACCGCGATGCGTTGCATGAGAAGCTCAAGGAGGCGAACATTCCGGCCGTGAGCTACTACGCGGTACCGCTTCATTTACAGCCTGTGTTTGCGTATCTCGGGCATCAGCAGGGAGATTTTCCTGTGGCTGAGCGGGTGGCATCCGAGGGCATCAGCCTGCCGATGAACCCATACCTCAGCGATGATGAGATCGCGCAGGTGGTGGGGTGCTTTTAG
- a CDS encoding UDP-glucuronic acid decarboxylase family protein, whose protein sequence is MRILVTGGAGFLGSHLCERLLGEGHEVICLDNFHTGRKVNVAHLMSNPRFEVMRHDVIDPFKVEVDQIYNLACPASPVHYQHNAIKTIKTNVMGAINCLGLAKRVGARIFQASTSEVYGDPDVHPQPESYRGNVNPIGIRACYDEGKRCAETLFFDYHRSNGVDIRVVRIFNTYGPRMLADDGRVVSNFVVQALRGEDITVYGDGTQTRSFCYVDDLIEGFVRLMNKEGITGPVNIGNPGEFTMIELAEKVLAQVGGSSKLVFKPLPQDDPLQRQPDISLAKSELGWEPKVDLDQGLERTIAYFRGQLGVG, encoded by the coding sequence ATGAGAATTCTTGTTACAGGAGGCGCAGGCTTCCTCGGATCCCATTTGTGCGAACGCCTGCTTGGCGAAGGGCACGAAGTCATCTGCCTGGATAATTTCCACACCGGGCGCAAGGTGAACGTCGCGCATTTGATGTCGAACCCACGGTTCGAGGTCATGCGGCACGACGTGATTGATCCGTTCAAGGTTGAAGTGGATCAGATTTACAACCTGGCTTGTCCGGCTTCGCCGGTGCACTACCAGCACAATGCGATCAAGACGATCAAGACCAACGTCATGGGGGCGATCAACTGTCTTGGCTTGGCGAAACGGGTGGGGGCACGGATTTTTCAGGCCTCAACCTCCGAGGTCTATGGTGATCCGGACGTGCATCCGCAGCCGGAGAGCTACCGCGGCAATGTGAACCCGATCGGGATCCGTGCTTGTTACGATGAGGGCAAGCGTTGTGCCGAGACGTTGTTTTTCGATTACCACCGCAGCAACGGTGTCGATATCCGGGTGGTGCGTATTTTCAATACATACGGCCCGCGAATGTTGGCCGATGATGGTCGTGTGGTTTCCAACTTCGTGGTGCAGGCGTTGCGCGGCGAGGACATCACGGTGTACGGCGACGGCACCCAGACGCGCAGCTTCTGCTACGTGGACGACCTGATCGAAGGCTTTGTCCGCCTGATGAACAAAGAGGGCATCACCGGGCCGGTGAACATTGGCAACCCTGGTGAGTTCACCATGATTGAGTTGGCTGAGAAGGTATTGGCTCAGGTTGGTGGATCGTCGAAGCTTGTGTTCAAGCCGCTGCCACAGGATGACCCATTGCAGCGTCAGCCGGATATCAGCTTGGCGAAAAGCGAACTTGGATGGGAGCCGAAGGTTGACCTCGATCAGGGCTTGGAGCGCACGATTGCCTATTTCCGCGGCCAACTGGGTGTTGGTTAG